The following proteins are encoded in a genomic region of Streptomyces collinus Tu 365:
- a CDS encoding glycoside hydrolase family 3 protein: protein MHDSSTGSTGRTGNTARPSRRAVLAATAGLTAALTVPATAQAAPVDQRGLRALISRMSLEEKVGQLFVMRVYGHSATAPDQADIDANLAEIGVRTAAELIAKYRVGGIIYFTWAHNTRDPHQIADLSNGIQTASLAQPRGLPVLIATDQEHGIVCRVGKPATLFPGAMAIGAGGSRSDARALGRVSGAELRAMGINQDYSPDADVNVNPANPVIGVRSFGADPDAVAALVAAEVKGYQGSRVAATAKHFPGHGDTAVDSHTGFPVITHSRDLWERLDAVPFRAAIEAGIDSIMTAHIQFPALDDSGDPATLSHPILTGILRGELGYDGVVVTDSLGMEGVRTKYGDDRVPVLALKAGVDQLLNPPSIDVAWHAVLKAVQDGELTEARLDESILRILRLKARLGLLERAHVTRAGVDRTVGTAAHLATADRIAERTTTLLVNEGGVLPLDSRTAPKVLVVGADPASPSGTTGPPTGVLAAALTELGFTATALSTGTAPSAAAIDRAVTAAQDVDAVVVGTYNVTANSSQRTLVDRLLATGRPVVAVAIRNPYDAAQLTSVRACLATYSWTDVELRAAARVIAGRVAPRGRLPVPVQRADDPARVLYPLGYGLSY, encoded by the coding sequence GTGCACGACAGCAGCACGGGTAGCACGGGAAGAACGGGAAACACCGCACGGCCGTCCAGACGGGCCGTCCTCGCCGCCACCGCGGGCCTGACCGCCGCCCTGACCGTACCGGCCACCGCCCAGGCCGCCCCCGTCGACCAGCGCGGGCTGCGCGCCCTGATCTCCCGGATGTCCCTGGAGGAGAAGGTCGGCCAGCTCTTCGTGATGCGGGTCTACGGCCACTCGGCCACCGCGCCCGACCAGGCCGACATCGACGCCAACCTCGCGGAGATCGGGGTCCGCACGGCCGCCGAGCTGATCGCGAAGTACCGGGTCGGCGGCATCATCTACTTCACCTGGGCGCACAACACCCGCGACCCGCACCAGATCGCGGACCTGTCCAACGGCATCCAGACGGCGTCCCTCGCGCAGCCCCGCGGCCTGCCGGTGCTCATCGCGACCGACCAGGAGCACGGCATAGTGTGCAGGGTGGGCAAGCCGGCCACGCTGTTCCCGGGCGCGATGGCGATCGGGGCGGGCGGCTCGCGGTCCGACGCCCGCGCCCTGGGCCGCGTCTCCGGCGCCGAACTGCGCGCGATGGGGATCAACCAGGACTACTCGCCGGACGCCGACGTGAACGTCAACCCGGCCAACCCGGTGATCGGCGTACGGTCCTTCGGTGCCGACCCGGACGCGGTGGCGGCGCTGGTGGCGGCCGAGGTGAAGGGTTATCAGGGGTCCCGGGTCGCGGCGACGGCCAAGCACTTCCCGGGGCACGGTGACACCGCCGTGGACAGCCACACCGGCTTCCCGGTCATCACCCACAGCAGGGACCTGTGGGAGCGGCTGGACGCGGTGCCCTTCCGCGCCGCGATCGAGGCGGGCATCGACTCGATCATGACCGCCCACATCCAGTTCCCGGCCCTCGACGACTCCGGGGACCCGGCGACGCTCTCGCACCCGATCCTCACCGGCATCCTGCGCGGCGAACTCGGCTACGACGGGGTCGTGGTCACCGACTCGCTGGGCATGGAGGGCGTGCGCACCAAGTACGGCGACGACCGGGTGCCGGTGCTGGCCCTGAAGGCCGGCGTCGACCAGCTGCTCAACCCGCCCTCGATCGACGTGGCGTGGCACGCGGTGCTGAAGGCCGTCCAGGACGGCGAACTGACCGAGGCCCGTCTGGACGAATCGATCCTGCGCATCCTGCGGCTCAAGGCCCGGCTCGGGCTCCTGGAACGGGCGCACGTCACCCGGGCCGGCGTCGACCGGACGGTCGGCACCGCCGCCCACCTGGCCACCGCCGACCGGATCGCGGAGCGGACCACGACCCTGCTGGTGAACGAGGGGGGCGTCCTCCCGCTCGACAGCCGCACCGCGCCCAAGGTCCTCGTCGTCGGCGCCGACCCGGCCTCGCCGTCCGGCACCACGGGCCCGCCCACCGGCGTGCTGGCCGCCGCCCTCACCGAACTCGGCTTCACCGCCACCGCGCTGTCCACCGGCACCGCACCCTCGGCGGCGGCGATCGACCGGGCAGTGACGGCGGCACAGGACGTGGACGCGGTGGTCGTCGGGACGTACAACGTGACGGCGAACAGCAGCCAGCGCACCCTGGTCGACCGACTGCTCGCCACCGGGCGGCCGGTGGTGGCGGTCGCCATCCGCAACCCCTACGACGCGGCCCAGCTCACCTCGGTGCGGGCCTGCCTGGCGACCTACTCCTGGACGGACGTGGAACTGCGCGCCGCCGCACGGGTGATCGCCGGCCGGGTGGCCCCGCGCGGCCGGCTCCCGGTGCCCGTGCAGCGGGCGGACGATCCGGCGCGGGTGCTGTATCCCCTGGGGTACGGCCTGTCGTACTAG